One segment of Niabella beijingensis DNA contains the following:
- a CDS encoding DUF4836 family protein: protein MTNVKNKGLFILSSCLVLFFAACNKGGKTGLLVPKDAGLVVHIDLASLSSKLTWAEIKQTAWFTEALAQTKDSLGRQLLNDPEASGIDPKGGLVFFMRRNGNNGYVAFEGRLKDAALFSKMIETGSKGTVKIEKDGELNVARSSDNESAVLCFNDKLFVAVIDASGLEHKIPGGQHSFENVQKYSPDSLKFFAKNTFQLKGDQLLDADKRFESLITDKADMHYWVNSGNLYGGSLPGMLSMMKFSTLLEGNISTGKANFDNGKITLDALNYYGKELTDLLKKHSGKAIDNETISHLPNQDVLAAFALNYPPDGVRDFLKMLGVDGIANAAMGQLGISAEDFIKANKGSLAFALNDVQVSSTPSAVTLGNGEQIPYEKEHTKLDFVFGSAVGDKASFQKLIDAFNSKMKNQLPGGDSLDNSVKNKLGDQWFALGSTDAATDAFLAGNQKPAYAQSFAGHTFGGYVNLQKAFTTALANNRDSAYKKNLELSAAFWKTATAYSDIRDGQAYSKVEVTLADGSANALKQLNRYVDQMYQALPKKDLREDWPVSVDSLAIPVPEEK, encoded by the coding sequence ATGACAAACGTGAAAAACAAAGGCTTATTCATCCTGAGTAGCTGCCTTGTACTCTTTTTCGCTGCCTGTAACAAAGGAGGAAAAACCGGGTTGCTGGTTCCCAAAGATGCGGGTCTTGTGGTACACATAGACCTTGCTTCGCTTTCTTCCAAGCTGACCTGGGCAGAGATCAAGCAGACGGCCTGGTTTACCGAGGCCCTGGCCCAGACAAAAGATTCCCTCGGACGCCAGTTACTGAACGACCCGGAAGCCTCCGGCATCGACCCAAAAGGCGGACTGGTATTTTTTATGAGACGCAATGGCAATAACGGTTATGTAGCTTTTGAAGGCCGTCTGAAAGACGCGGCGCTGTTCTCCAAAATGATCGAGACCGGCAGCAAGGGCACCGTTAAAATTGAAAAAGACGGTGAACTGAACGTTGCACGGTCGTCCGATAACGAATCAGCAGTGCTCTGTTTCAACGACAAGCTCTTTGTTGCCGTGATCGATGCTTCGGGTCTGGAACATAAAATACCGGGGGGACAGCATTCCTTCGAAAATGTACAGAAATACAGTCCGGACAGTCTGAAATTTTTCGCAAAAAACACCTTCCAGTTAAAGGGCGACCAGTTACTGGATGCCGATAAACGGTTTGAATCCCTGATCACGGATAAGGCAGACATGCATTACTGGGTCAATAGCGGTAACCTGTACGGAGGCAGCCTTCCCGGCATGCTTTCCATGATGAAGTTCAGCACGCTGCTGGAAGGGAATATCTCCACAGGAAAAGCCAATTTTGATAACGGCAAGATCACACTGGATGCGCTTAACTATTATGGCAAGGAACTTACGGATCTGCTGAAGAAACACAGCGGAAAGGCGATTGATAACGAAACCATCAGTCATTTACCCAACCAGGATGTGCTCGCGGCATTCGCATTGAATTATCCTCCGGACGGGGTACGCGATTTCCTGAAGATGCTGGGTGTTGACGGTATTGCAAATGCCGCGATGGGGCAGCTGGGCATTAGTGCTGAAGACTTTATCAAAGCCAATAAGGGCTCCCTTGCATTTGCCCTGAACGATGTACAGGTAAGCAGCACCCCCAGTGCTGTTACGCTGGGTAACGGAGAACAGATCCCTTATGAAAAGGAACACACAAAACTGGATTTTGTCTTTGGTTCCGCTGTGGGCGATAAAGCAAGCTTTCAGAAACTGATCGATGCCTTTAACTCCAAAATGAAAAACCAGCTACCGGGGGGCGACAGTCTGGATAACTCCGTAAAAAATAAACTCGGCGATCAGTGGTTTGCATTGGGGAGTACCGATGCTGCAACAGATGCGTTCCTGGCGGGAAATCAAAAGCCGGCCTATGCACAATCCTTTGCCGGGCATACATTCGGAGGCTATGTAAATCTTCAGAAAGCCTTTACAACGGCGCTGGCCAACAACCGGGATTCTGCCTATAAAAAGAACCTGGAACTGTCTGCCGCTTTCTGGAAAACGGCTACCGCATATTCCGATATCCGGGACGGACAGGCATACAGCAAAGTGGAAGTAACCCTCGCAGATGGCAGTGCCAATGCATTGAAGCAGCTAAACCGGTATGTGGACCAGATGTATCAGGCCCTGCCTAAAAAAGACCTCCGTGAGGACTGGCCGGTGTCTGTAGATTCCCTTGCAATTCCTGTTCCGGAGGAAAAATAA
- a CDS encoding ATP-binding cassette domain-containing protein, translated as MKLEIRDLLPLYFEEARKSSSEIWGKELQFSGGELVNIVAPSGTGKTSLVHFLYQLRTDYSGAILYDGKSLSTFSREAIAQLRKDRVSIILQDMRLFGEQTLRENLEIKRQLNPYHPPERIVEMARALGVEHRLDAPAKNCSYGEQQRAVIIRALLQPFELLLMDEPFSHLDPANTKRAIDLILEEAAGRKATILFAELAKAAAFPATHLYHL; from the coding sequence ATGAAGCTAGAGATACGGGACCTGCTGCCACTTTATTTTGAAGAAGCACGGAAAAGCAGTTCAGAAATATGGGGTAAAGAGTTGCAGTTTTCCGGAGGAGAACTGGTGAATATCGTAGCACCATCCGGAACGGGCAAAACCTCTCTTGTTCATTTTCTGTATCAGCTGAGAACCGATTATAGCGGGGCGATCTTATACGACGGTAAATCGCTGAGTACGTTCAGTCGCGAGGCCATAGCGCAACTGCGCAAAGACAGGGTAAGCATTATCCTGCAGGACATGCGGCTATTCGGAGAACAGACCCTGCGGGAAAACCTGGAGATAAAACGGCAGTTAAACCCGTATCATCCACCCGAACGTATTGTTGAGATGGCACGCGCCCTGGGGGTGGAGCACCGGCTGGATGCCCCGGCAAAAAATTGTTCTTACGGCGAGCAGCAGCGGGCGGTGATCATACGCGCGCTGCTGCAACCGTTTGAATTGCTGCTGATGGACGAACCCTTCAGTCACCTGGATCCGGCCAATACCAAAAGGGCCATTGACCTGATCCTCGAAGAGGCAGCCGGCAGAAAGGCCACGATTCTTTTTGCGGAACTGGCAAAAGCGGCCGCTTTTCCGGCCACCCATTTGTATCATCTATAA
- the hisS gene encoding histidine--tRNA ligase codes for MSKPSLPQGTRDFDAATVRKRNYIFDTIKKVFELYGFQPLETPAMENLDTLMGKYGEEGDKLIFKILNNGLDNEQKAGKVKAGFEKILEGKSSKEITERALRYDLTIPFARYVAMQYNQLALPFKRYQLQPVWRADRPQKGRYREFYQCDADVVGSRALLNELELAAIYSTVFKKLNLPVEIRINNRKILTALAALCGGAEKMIDIAIAIDKLDKIGIEKVQEELKQRGLSDTQVSLIRQFLEIGGSNTAIIAALKPLFADNATGLEGIGELEYIISSAGLPELKIDVTLARGLNYYTGTIFEVKAVGVQMGSIGGGGRYDDLTGLFGVPDVPGVGISFGVDRIYDVLTELDRFPADVYSGTKLLFFNLGTAEAQKSFELMQQLRAKGVAAELFHETAKFDKQFRYADKKGIPFIAILGSKELEAGEIVIKNLQTGDQQQVTFDDLGNYIFDRPVQ; via the coding sequence GTGAGTAAACCATCCCTTCCGCAAGGAACAAGAGATTTTGACGCCGCCACTGTGCGCAAACGCAATTACATTTTTGATACGATAAAGAAGGTCTTTGAATTATACGGATTTCAGCCGCTGGAGACCCCGGCCATGGAGAACCTGGACACCCTTATGGGTAAATACGGGGAAGAAGGGGATAAACTTATTTTCAAGATCCTGAACAACGGGCTGGATAACGAACAGAAGGCCGGTAAAGTAAAAGCCGGTTTTGAAAAGATCCTGGAGGGTAAGTCGAGCAAGGAGATCACCGAACGTGCATTACGTTACGACCTGACCATTCCTTTTGCCCGTTATGTGGCCATGCAATACAACCAGCTGGCACTGCCCTTTAAGCGCTATCAGCTGCAACCCGTCTGGCGGGCAGACCGGCCGCAAAAGGGGCGGTACCGGGAATTTTACCAGTGCGATGCAGATGTTGTGGGCAGCCGCGCCCTGCTTAATGAGCTGGAGCTGGCCGCCATTTATTCCACCGTTTTTAAAAAGCTGAACCTGCCGGTGGAAATACGGATCAACAACCGGAAGATCCTTACTGCGCTTGCAGCGCTTTGCGGAGGTGCGGAGAAAATGATCGATATTGCCATTGCTATTGATAAACTGGATAAGATCGGCATCGAAAAAGTGCAGGAAGAGCTGAAACAACGTGGCCTCAGCGATACGCAGGTGTCGCTGATCCGGCAGTTCCTGGAAATAGGCGGAAGCAACACAGCGATCATTGCCGCATTAAAACCGCTTTTTGCAGACAATGCAACCGGTCTTGAAGGCATCGGGGAACTGGAGTACATCATTTCATCGGCCGGATTGCCGGAGCTGAAGATCGATGTTACCCTTGCCCGCGGACTGAACTATTATACCGGAACTATTTTTGAGGTAAAAGCAGTAGGTGTACAGATGGGCAGCATCGGAGGCGGCGGCCGTTACGACGACCTTACCGGGTTATTCGGCGTACCTGATGTACCCGGCGTGGGTATTTCCTTTGGTGTTGACCGGATCTATGACGTACTTACCGAGTTAGACCGTTTCCCCGCCGATGTATACAGTGGTACGAAGCTCTTATTTTTTAACTTGGGCACTGCTGAAGCGCAAAAATCGTTTGAACTGATGCAGCAGCTGCGGGCTAAAGGAGTGGCAGCAGAGCTTTTCCATGAAACCGCAAAGTTTGACAAACAGTTCCGGTATGCCGATAAAAAGGGCATTCCCTTTATCGCCATACTGGGAAGCAAGGAGCTGGAAGCCGGTGAAATTGTAATAAAAAATTTACAGACCGGTGATCAGCAGCAGGTGACCTTTGATGATTTAGGGAATTATATCTTTGACCGGCCGGTGCAGTAA